In Brachypodium distachyon strain Bd21 chromosome 2, Brachypodium_distachyon_v3.0, whole genome shotgun sequence, one genomic interval encodes:
- the LOC100835202 gene encoding uncharacterized protein LOC100835202, protein MRVIAYGVLVDYTDDYLCSGEDTTLKSVRIFAKALIRVFGKENLRAPNEEDTKRLLYTGHHREPTIVLEAVASQDLWIWHSFFGFPGSLNEINVLQRSLPFARLAKRDAPACNYTVNGHEYNMGYYLADGIYPNWATFVKTIHNPVGKKQTVFAKAQEAARKDIERAFGVLQARFAIVRGPAHFWDKKSLSNIMTACVILHNMIIEDERGMNLSLLIDNVGKRVNPQRNPDRIQAFLQTYRDSENRETHTQLQQDLIEHQWQLYGR, encoded by the exons ATGCGGGTCATTGCTTATGGCGTCCTGGTGGATTACACCGATGACTATCTTTGCAGCGGAGAAGATACAACGCTTAAATCTGTCCGCATCTTTGCGAAGGCGTTGATCCGGGTGTTCGGCAAGGAAAACCTCCGAGCACCAAATGAGGAGGACACGAAGCGGCTTCTG TATACAGGCCATCACCGCGAGCCAACAATTGTGCTCGAGGCAGTTGCGTCGCAGGACTTGTGGATTTGGCATAGCTTCTTTGGTTTCCCGGGATCCCTAAATGAGATCAACGTGCTGCAAAGATCTCTTCCCTTTGCAAGGCTTGCAAAAAGAGATGCTCCGGCTTGCAATTATACCGTCAATGGCCATGAATATAACATGGGATACTACCTAGCTGATGGTATATATCCGAATTGGGCTACATTTGTCAAAACAATCCATAATCCCGTCGGCAAGAAGCAAACTGTTTTTGCCAAAGCACAAGAAGCAGCCCGGAAGGACATTGAAAGAGCTTTCGGTGTTTTGCAAGCACGTTTCGCAATTGTGCGAGGTCCTGCTCATTTTTGGGATAAGAAGTCCCTCTCAAACATTATGACTGCATGTGTGATTTTGCACAATATGATCATCGAGGATGAGAGGGGGATGAATTTGTCACTTTTAATTGACAATGTAGGCAAAAGGGTGAACCCTCAAAGGAACCCGGACAGGATCCAAGCATTTCTTCAGACCTACCGGGACAGTGAGAACAGGGAGACGCACACGCAGCTTCAACAGGATCTCATCGAGCATCAGTGGCAATTGTATGGCAGATAG
- the LOC100836130 gene encoding basic blue protein, whose product MARGSRSISEVGYGRLGVGLLLAIVLMLQVGSELAAAREWVVGDSSGWTFGVMTWPNKPDFKRFRVGDVLVFNYDPNLHNVIMVDSFGFGTCTRHPDNATVYSSGNDRITLGSSGVINFICGKGEHCYKQGMKMSLTVRQ is encoded by the exons ATGGCACGGGGAAGCAGGAGCATCAGCGAGGTTGGGTACGGTCGCCTTGGGGTTGGGCTGCTTCTGGCGATCGTCTTGATGCTGCAGGTCGGCAGCgagttggcggcggcgagggaatGGGTAGTCGGCGACTCGAGTGGCTGGACCTTCGGCGTCATGACATGGCCCAACAAGCCCGACTTCAAACGCTTCAGGGTAGGCGATGTGCTCG TGTTCAATTACGACCCCAATCTGCACAACGTCATCATGGTGGACTCCTTCGGGTTCGGCACTTGCACTAGGCACCCTGACAACGCGACGGTGTACAGCTCCGGCAACGACCGCATCACcctcggcagcagcggcgTGATCAACTTCATCTGCGGCAAAGGGGAGCACTGCTACAAGCAGGGGATGAAGATGTCGCTCACTGTCAGGCAATGA